Proteins encoded in a region of the Paenibacillus wynnii genome:
- a CDS encoding ABC transporter permease, whose protein sequence is MDFTTQLLIAAISAGTPLLLATLGGILNERAGIIQLGAEGLMLMGAVTTCIVYIRTGNLAVALLATVAVTAVLGLLHSFLCVTLRANQTMSGLAMTLFGSGLSAYLGKPISGIPLPGPLPKLHLGWLEPVPVIGNIFANMDYLTWFSLVLVLVLHLLIHRTSWGLHLRAVGDSPATADVMGIRVQLIRYSYVIVGAMLIGLAGADMVLAYAPTWNEGLTAGRGWIAVGLVIFARWNPLRALFCAYFFGALDSLGFRIQLLGSVVPSYFLKMIPYLVTILVLMYLGYRNRNKPSGTPEALGVPYIREQRF, encoded by the coding sequence ATGGACTTTACTACTCAGTTATTAATAGCAGCGATTTCAGCAGGGACTCCGCTCCTTCTGGCTACGCTAGGCGGAATATTGAATGAACGAGCCGGAATCATCCAGCTTGGCGCCGAGGGGCTGATGCTGATGGGTGCGGTGACCACCTGTATTGTTTACATTCGCACCGGCAATCTGGCTGTTGCATTACTGGCAACGGTAGCCGTCACGGCTGTATTAGGCTTGTTGCATTCCTTCCTGTGTGTCACGCTTCGAGCGAATCAGACAATGTCGGGTCTTGCGATGACCTTATTCGGGAGCGGGCTAAGTGCTTATCTTGGTAAGCCAATCAGCGGTATACCACTGCCGGGACCCTTACCTAAGCTGCACTTGGGTTGGTTGGAGCCCGTTCCGGTTATTGGGAATATATTTGCTAACATGGATTATTTGACATGGTTCAGTCTAGTCCTGGTGCTTGTTCTTCATCTACTGATTCATCGAACATCCTGGGGGCTCCATTTGCGGGCCGTTGGAGATAGCCCGGCTACCGCAGATGTGATGGGTATTCGTGTACAACTGATTCGATACAGCTATGTGATCGTAGGTGCCATGCTAATCGGCCTTGCGGGTGCAGATATGGTATTGGCCTATGCACCAACCTGGAACGAAGGTCTAACTGCCGGGCGCGGTTGGATTGCTGTAGGGCTTGTTATATTTGCTAGATGGAATCCGCTAAGAGCGCTGTTCTGTGCTTATTTCTTCGGAGCGCTGGATTCACTCGGTTTCCGTATTCAGTTGCTTGGCAGTGTGGTTCCATCGTATTTTCTCAAAATGATTCCCTATCTCGTGACTATATTGGTGCTGATGTATTTGGGCTACCGCAATCGCAATAAGCCTTCCGGCACACCGGAGGCATTGGGTGTTCCCTATATACGGGAACAAAGGTTTTAA
- a CDS encoding ABC transporter permease — MNGSNTAAVLEPSPLKTGKRPSLRLEYDSSRTRSPWWTPVLSVFLALVFCAIFIAANGMSPFTVYEKMFRGAFGTSYGFTETLVKAIPLLLCGLGISVAYRISVWNIGAEGQLTVGAMAATAVTIYCPDLSSFWSILLMLIFGFAAGALWGLMTAVPRTHFGVNELITSLMLNYVALLALDYVVFGPWKDPKGFNFPGSPMFTAAQSLPVLGSTRLHIGLIFGLVAVVIYYLMIRFTRWGYELKLIGANPIAARYAGIHIKRHIIIVMLISGGLAGIAGMAEVSGVTHKLMQGISPGYGYTAIIVAWLAKLNPVGLIVTSILFGGLIVGGFSVQTIGLPSSISEMLQGSILFFLIAGDMIHRFRIRRSA, encoded by the coding sequence ATAAATGGAAGTAATACTGCAGCAGTGCTTGAACCTTCTCCATTAAAGACTGGCAAGCGCCCTTCACTGCGTCTGGAATACGATTCAAGCCGTACCCGTTCACCTTGGTGGACACCGGTCCTCTCTGTATTTCTAGCATTGGTGTTTTGTGCCATATTCATTGCTGCTAACGGAATGAGTCCATTTACTGTATATGAAAAAATGTTCCGCGGTGCATTTGGCACCTCCTACGGCTTCACAGAAACACTGGTAAAGGCGATACCCTTGCTGCTATGCGGACTGGGTATCTCAGTAGCTTACCGGATATCGGTATGGAATATCGGAGCCGAGGGACAGCTTACGGTTGGAGCCATGGCGGCTACGGCTGTGACGATTTATTGTCCCGATCTTTCTTCATTTTGGTCCATCCTGTTGATGCTCATATTCGGTTTCGCTGCGGGAGCCCTCTGGGGGTTAATGACGGCTGTTCCCAGAACACATTTTGGAGTCAATGAGCTTATTACTTCATTAATGCTGAATTATGTAGCATTGCTGGCACTTGATTATGTAGTATTCGGACCTTGGAAAGACCCCAAAGGTTTTAACTTCCCCGGTTCGCCCATGTTTACCGCAGCGCAATCACTGCCCGTACTGGGTAGTACTCGGCTCCATATCGGACTTATATTCGGTCTCGTTGCTGTAGTTATCTATTACTTAATGATCCGGTTTACCCGTTGGGGTTATGAATTGAAGCTAATTGGAGCCAATCCGATAGCTGCCCGTTATGCAGGTATTCATATTAAACGGCATATTATTATCGTAATGCTAATCAGCGGCGGTCTGGCAGGAATCGCTGGGATGGCTGAGGTGTCCGGTGTCACCCATAAATTAATGCAAGGTATCTCTCCAGGTTACGGATATACGGCAATTATTGTGGCATGGCTTGCAAAGCTGAACCCGGTGGGGCTTATTGTTACTTCCATCCTGTTCGGGGGTCTCATCGTCGGGGGTTTCAGTGTACAAACCATAGGATTACCTTCGTCTATTTCGGAAATGCTGCAGGGCTCCATCCTGTTTTTCCTGATTGCCGGGGATATGATTCACCGATTCCGCATTCGCCGGAGCGCATAA
- a CDS encoding ABC transporter ATP-binding protein, with protein MLDHSVEMRGIVKKFGPVTASDQVDFSANAGEIHALLGENGAGKSTVMSMLSGVYRADEGEILIHGRTAKIRSPKDAALLGVGMVYQNFRLVQSLTAAENIVLGEKSSFWRGSKWMNKKHEEIEALAEHFGLKFHVDRPIWQLSVGEQQRVEIVKTLYRGADIIILDEPTSVLTPGEAEQLFNTLQVMKQEGKTVIMTTHKMKEVMASSDRISVMRKGKMIATLVTADTDELELARLMVGREVTISRQEREATDGCPLLIVKDLDVYADHGRKALDGLSLSVREGEIVGVAGVAGNGQKELAEVLTGLRTWKNGEITFDGSSVKSASVRGAIDAGISHVPENRMKSGLAGRLGSVDNLLFKSYRSEDHSKFGFLKAGKNRSWSEELVRRFNVKTPELDTPVQQLSGGNQQKLLFAREVSHQPKLMVAVHPTQGLDVAAAAGVHDLLMELRGTGSGVLLISEDLDELLQLSDRILVIYNGSIIGEETHDNADRETIGLLMAGIQGREGSVV; from the coding sequence ATGCTGGACCATTCAGTAGAGATGCGGGGTATAGTGAAAAAATTCGGTCCGGTGACCGCGAGCGATCAAGTCGATTTTTCAGCAAATGCGGGTGAGATTCATGCGCTGCTTGGTGAGAATGGGGCAGGGAAAAGCACGGTCATGAGCATGCTGTCGGGTGTATACAGAGCGGATGAAGGAGAGATCCTCATACATGGAAGAACAGCGAAAATCCGTTCCCCGAAAGACGCTGCCTTACTTGGCGTTGGCATGGTATATCAAAACTTCAGACTGGTGCAAAGCCTCACGGCAGCGGAAAACATCGTGCTTGGCGAAAAGTCGTCTTTCTGGCGCGGAAGTAAATGGATGAATAAAAAGCATGAGGAAATTGAGGCGTTGGCGGAGCATTTTGGCCTGAAATTCCATGTGGACCGCCCGATATGGCAGTTGTCTGTCGGAGAACAACAGCGTGTGGAGATCGTCAAGACACTGTACCGCGGTGCAGATATTATTATTCTGGATGAGCCGACTTCAGTCCTGACTCCCGGAGAAGCAGAGCAGCTCTTTAACACTCTGCAGGTTATGAAGCAAGAGGGCAAAACCGTTATCATGACGACTCATAAAATGAAAGAGGTCATGGCCTCCTCGGATCGCATCTCTGTTATGCGTAAAGGCAAAATGATTGCCACACTGGTGACGGCCGATACGGATGAATTAGAGTTGGCACGATTGATGGTAGGCAGAGAGGTTACGATCAGCCGCCAAGAGAGGGAAGCAACAGATGGGTGTCCTTTGCTGATTGTTAAGGATCTTGATGTCTATGCCGATCATGGACGTAAGGCGCTTGACGGCTTGTCACTAAGTGTACGTGAAGGAGAAATTGTCGGCGTTGCGGGTGTAGCCGGTAATGGACAGAAGGAACTTGCGGAGGTATTAACAGGGCTACGAACTTGGAAGAATGGTGAGATAACCTTTGACGGTAGTTCAGTGAAGTCGGCTTCTGTACGCGGTGCTATCGACGCAGGGATATCCCATGTTCCGGAGAATCGGATGAAAAGCGGATTAGCCGGACGGCTTGGCTCCGTCGATAATCTCTTATTCAAATCCTATCGTAGCGAGGATCACTCCAAGTTTGGTTTCCTTAAGGCAGGAAAAAACCGCTCCTGGTCCGAGGAACTTGTAAGAAGATTTAATGTAAAGACCCCTGAACTGGATACTCCCGTGCAGCAGTTGTCTGGCGGAAATCAACAGAAGCTGCTCTTTGCCAGAGAAGTTAGTCATCAGCCTAAGTTGATGGTAGCTGTACATCCTACTCAAGGGCTGGATGTAGCCGCAGCGGCAGGTGTTCATGACCTGCTTATGGAGCTGCGGGGAACGGGAAGCGGCGTTCTGCTCATTTCGGAGGATTTGGATGAGCTTCTACAGTTATCTGACCGTATTTTGGTTATTTATAACGGTTCAATTATTGGTGAGGAAACACATGATAACGCAGATCGAGAGACCATCGGGTTGCTGATGGCAGGAATACAGGGCAGAGAGGGGAGCGTCGTATGA
- a CDS encoding BMP family ABC transporter substrate-binding protein: protein MKKRGQSFSLSLLLMLVLAVVLAGCGSNNAASTNATNAPATNAGTTGETAATTEPATEKPKVAFVYIGPPGDGGYTYQHDQGRLYMEKELGIKADFVENVPESADAERIITELAQSHDIVFTTSFGYMDFTLNVAGKFPNVKFLHASGYKTAENMGTYFGKNYQASYLSGIAAGKMTKNNQLGYVGAFPISEVIYNLNAFTLGAQSVNPDVKVSVVWTNTWYDPTTERQAAISLLDKGADVLMAYQDSPATLQAAAERGAFAGGNDSDMGKYAPDNYLTNPVWNWGPYYVKAVKSVMDGTWTNEQYSGDMADGMVELAPFGSKVPEDVKTLVEAAKAKIISGELDVFTGPITDNKDAVKVQEGQKLTLEEVLGMNWLVKGVEGTIPN, encoded by the coding sequence ATGAAAAAAAGGGGTCAGTCATTCTCGCTTAGCTTACTGCTAATGCTGGTATTGGCAGTAGTTCTAGCAGGATGTGGAAGTAATAATGCCGCATCGACAAATGCAACAAATGCACCGGCAACAAACGCAGGTACAACGGGGGAAACAGCAGCCACAACAGAACCGGCTACGGAGAAACCTAAGGTGGCTTTCGTTTATATCGGGCCTCCGGGGGACGGCGGTTATACGTATCAACATGATCAAGGCCGTCTTTATATGGAAAAGGAACTTGGAATTAAAGCAGACTTTGTAGAGAACGTTCCAGAGAGCGCCGATGCGGAACGTATCATCACAGAGCTTGCGCAATCTCATGACATTGTATTTACAACAAGCTTCGGATATATGGATTTCACCCTTAATGTGGCAGGAAAATTCCCTAATGTGAAATTCCTTCATGCTTCCGGTTACAAAACAGCGGAGAACATGGGAACTTACTTCGGTAAAAACTATCAAGCCAGTTATCTTTCCGGGATTGCCGCAGGAAAAATGACGAAGAACAATCAGCTGGGTTATGTTGGGGCGTTCCCGATTAGTGAAGTTATCTATAACCTTAATGCCTTTACACTAGGTGCACAAAGCGTAAACCCGGATGTTAAAGTCAGTGTGGTATGGACCAACACTTGGTATGACCCTACGACAGAACGTCAAGCCGCAATCAGCTTGCTGGATAAAGGGGCGGATGTATTGATGGCTTACCAGGATTCGCCGGCCACGCTTCAGGCTGCAGCGGAACGCGGTGCTTTTGCTGGAGGAAATGACTCGGATATGGGTAAATACGCACCGGATAATTATTTGACAAATCCAGTTTGGAACTGGGGTCCGTATTACGTAAAAGCTGTTAAATCGGTTATGGATGGAACCTGGACGAATGAACAGTACTCCGGTGACATGGCCGACGGAATGGTTGAGCTTGCGCCTTTCGGCAGCAAGGTTCCTGAAGATGTGAAGACACTCGTGGAAGCGGCTAAGGCCAAGATCATTAGCGGTGAGCTGGATGTATTCACAGGACCGATTACGGATAACAAAGATGCCGTGAAAGTGCAAGAGGGTCAAAAGCTAACACTTGAAGAAGTGCTGGGGATGAATTGGCTCGTAAAAGGTGTAGAGGGAACTATTCCTAACTAA
- a CDS encoding NTP transferase domain-containing protein: MKVAGIYLAAGQSRRMGVSKVSLKLSQEISLGSVALSELDRCNLSPLVVVVRADDTLAWLPPAVHKQERLRIETCLTAHLGLSFSLRCGLNAVLPTQPDAVIVALADQPFITTGLINRLIDTFENSPGLDFVASTHKGAGMPPALFSKALFPVLQSLDGDRGASSILRSPDYKGVVLEVDSAHYFMDADTHEEFGDIVRHWSQINGN, encoded by the coding sequence TTGAAAGTAGCAGGTATCTACCTAGCAGCAGGACAAAGCAGACGAATGGGAGTCTCCAAGGTTTCTTTGAAGCTGTCCCAGGAGATTTCACTAGGGAGCGTCGCGCTCAGTGAGCTTGACCGCTGTAATCTGTCACCGCTGGTCGTTGTGGTACGCGCCGATGACACGCTGGCGTGGCTGCCGCCCGCTGTCCATAAGCAGGAAAGGTTGCGTATTGAGACATGCTTAACCGCCCATCTGGGATTGTCCTTTTCGTTGCGCTGCGGACTTAATGCTGTACTGCCTACACAACCTGATGCTGTTATTGTTGCACTTGCCGATCAACCCTTTATCACGACAGGACTTATTAATCGTCTGATCGACACTTTTGAGAATTCTCCGGGATTAGACTTTGTGGCCAGCACTCATAAGGGAGCGGGTATGCCTCCAGCACTCTTCTCCAAAGCATTGTTTCCAGTATTGCAGAGTTTGGACGGGGATCGGGGGGCATCCAGCATACTGCGCTCACCGGATTATAAAGGGGTAGTGCTGGAGGTCGATTCCGCACATTATTTCATGGATGCAGACACACATGAAGAGTTCGGGGATATTGTTAGACATTGGAGTCAGATAAACGGGAATTAG